In Indioceanicola profundi, the genomic stretch ACGCCCTGCACCAGGGCCTGATAGACCTCGCCCAGCGGAATCGGCGTGGGATTGCCGCCAGCGGCGGCAATCATCGCTACATACAGGTCGGAGGTCGGCACCCGTATCTTCAGCCCACGCAGATCGTCGGGCGTGTAGACCGGCCCGCGGGTGTTGTAGAAGTGGCGCGCGCCACTGTCGTAGAAGCAGAGGCCGACCAGCCCCTTGTCCATCATCGAGTCCAGAATCACTTCCCCCGGCACGCCGTCGAAAGTGCGGCGGGCATGGGGGATGGACTTGAACAGGAAGGGCAGGTTCAGCACCTGGGTGGCCGGTGCGATGGGGTTCAGGGGCGCCAGGCTGACACGGTTCAGGTCGATCCCGCCGAAGGTCGTGATCTCCAGCGTATCGTTCTCCGACCCCAACTGCCCGCCGGCATAGACGCGGATGGACAGCTCGCCGTTTGTACGCTCCTCCAGCATACGCCCCATGGCCTTCACGGCCTCCACGGTGGGGTAGCCTTCGGGATGGGTTTCGGCGCTGAACAGCGGACGGCTGACCTCGTCGCAGCCTGTCAGCGTCAGCGTCCCCGCGGCCGCTCCGGCAGCCAGGAAGCCACGGCGGGACAGGGAGGGGGAGATCATCTCGACACCGCCGGAACCGCGACGGCGTCGATGGGCGGAAGACCCTCCATCTCGACTCGGGCAACGGCGCCGGGTTGCACCTGATGAATGCCGGTGGTGGCCCCGGTGGTGATCCAGTCGCCTTCCTTCAGGGTTATGCCGCGCTTTGCGCAGTGCTCCACCAGGAAGGCCAGGGCGGCGAGCGGGCTGCCGGGCACGGAAGCGGCGCTACCCTCGCCGACGGCGGCGCCGTCTACAATGGTGCGGACCCGCATGCTGTCCCACGCACGCTCACGCCAGCCCACGATTTCGGACCCGATGATCAGGCCGGCATTGTTGCCGAAATCCGACGCGACCACCGCCGGGCCATGATCATTGATTTCCGGGAAGGGGCTGCCGGCCGGCTCAATGCCGAGATGCAGGG encodes the following:
- a CDS encoding TRAP transporter substrate-binding protein encodes the protein MISPSLSRRGFLAAGAAAGTLTLTGCDEVSRPLFSAETHPEGYPTVEAVKAMGRMLEERTNGELSIRVYAGGQLGSENDTLEITTFGGIDLNRVSLAPLNPIAPATQVLNLPFLFKSIPHARRTFDGVPGEVILDSMMDKGLVGLCFYDSGARHFYNTRGPVYTPDDLRGLKIRVPTSDLYVAMIAAAGGNPTPIPLGEVYQALVQGVVDGAENNWPSYESTRHYEVARYYSLSGHVMAPEALVMSRRRWEKLPQSHQDTIRQAAKDSVPVMRALWDKREQEAETRLLAAGIQVNKVDQSAFTAPMEPLWDRFMNTPFLQQLMAQVQALGGADA
- a CDS encoding 2-keto-4-pentenoate hydratase translates to MPDSGFDLLSVSDSFVTARHTAQALPSYPGTMPATMAEAYACQDRSIAAWGDRVAGWKIGLIAPALRPQYGAERLAGPVFAKAVWTAQPGAPVSFPVFQGGFGAVEAEFVFKLARDIAPGNVVADVADLVAALHLGIEPAGSPFPEINDHGPAVVASDFGNNAGLIIGSEIVGWRERAWDSMRVRTIVDGAAVGEGSAASVPGSPLAALAFLVEHCAKRGITLKEGDWITTGATTGIHQVQPGAVARVEMEGLPPIDAVAVPAVSR